From the Hypomesus transpacificus isolate Combined female chromosome 24, fHypTra1, whole genome shotgun sequence genome, the window ATCCCCGGAGACAGATGAAAAACACAGAAGCTAGCAAAGAATACATTGTGattagacagaaacacagaactATTTCTTGACAGTTTCCCGAGGCAGAACGGTACAAATATTGCTGGCCTGCAGTTCATCAAGCAAAATGTGTCGAACGGCATGTTGTGTAAACCAAATCGATAGTCTGTAAACATAAATGAGTGCGTTTGCCTTGAATCAGGCTGCAGGCTGTtgatgagagacagacacaggggaATAACGGTTGTGTGGGTTGGGGTGGGCTCCACAAGGGTCGTTTATCAAGGCAAATCGAAAAACGGTGAACTGGAATGACGATGACTGCGAGGATGCTGTTGCATTTGCCGTATCGAGTACCTGAGCTACGAGATGGAGCGACGATGGAGCAGAGGGGATGGacgggtggagaggggagggagggatgggcggagagagggaagcggagaagaggggagaggaggacatgcAAACAGGCAATGTCAGAGAGGCGGAGGGATGAGCCGTGTACTGTCCGTTCTGTTTTCTCGATCAGAGGAGCCGTGGAACAGCTGTATGACCTGCCCGGACAGCTCCATACCTGGACCAAAAATGGCAGGCATGTAACGGTGCCGTTTGAAGACGGCGGCTTTATTACAGTGGGTCGACGACCCCAACGCAGCCCGGCGAAGATTTAGCACCCCAGCCTTCTGGTTTGCCCTACATGGATGGGCCACTGTGGATAGGGCCTCTCatgttctctctatctctggttctctctatttttctccctcgctctcttctttctttctctcaccttctctctctctctctttctctctctctttctctctctctttctctctctcctgggtgCGATAAAATAAGCCTGCATCAGCTCTATACTGTACATGACAGTTGTTGACAGGGATTCAGTTGAGGCATGGTCCAAGTCCAGTATAAATGGCTCTGCTATTTCACCATCCTGTTTCACCATGTTCTCCATGGTTTTAAAGTTTGAAACAAAGCTGGAAATATACTTTTTTGGTGCACTAACGTTGGTATTTGATCCCCAGAAGCGAAAGCATGACCACATACAGCTGTAGGCCTACAGTCTATCTAAATATATTTGTGCTGGTACAGCTAGCCTGCATAGTTTAGCCACTGAACCTACAGCGAGCTGACCCTGTCAGACTTCCATGTTCTGGAACATTCTCTGCTGCAGTCTGAACCCCTCAGAGTCCTTCCTGCACAGAGACACCAGCTCACAGTGACATGACCACGCCATCTCAAAGCAACGTTTCGCTTTGAAGGCATGTCACGCGAAGAGAGGCTATAAAACAACTCCCATCCTGTCTCTGTCCAATGAGCTCATCCCTGGCAACATTTGATGACATCATCCTCATACTTGTTGAATGGCTCCTTCTTTTCAACTTGTCTGCAATGGTAAAATGCTCCTTCCCCCCACAGGACTGTAGAATGGCCTATAATCAGTTCTGTGCATAATCAACTTTCTGTCGGCGACTTTCTGCGTGTTTTGGTGCTGCGGCCTTTGTGGTGCTGTGCGTCCCGAAGTCAGAGACGCACACGGCCGTAGACGAACAACGCGCCGCCTGTTGTGGTGCTCTCGCTTGAGTGGCGGGATGGGACGAGAgggacaggtcaaaggtcaaagtgGAGTGGGTAGCTTCTGTCTTTCTTAACCCAGGGGTCTCTTTAagctctggtgtgtgtgggtgtttttcgggggcggcgggggagggggggtttggtCTCCCGAGATAACCGATAACCCCTAACCCCTCTGGGGGTGAAGAGGCCGCCTCCGTGGAGCTGGGTGTCCGCCGGAGTGTGTAGAGAGTGGGCTGCTTGATGCTGGAGGAGCTCCAGAGGTGATAGCAGGGAGGACCACACTGATAAGCCCTCCCCTATCCCTCCgtcctccaactctctctccaaaACCCTCCAGTTCAGAGTCAtggacccttccccctcccccagcccagcctgtgAAGTCCAGCCTATTCCCATACACTTACATGATCGCCTCTTCTGTTCTTCTCTtcccctatctcccccccccattcgctctctccttctctagaTGAGTATGGGTTCGGTGGAGCTACTTCCTGCTCTCGATCACATGGCGATGACCAAGGATCTGATTGACCACAGCGTGGAACGCTGCTCTCAGCTGCAGTTGGAGAACAAACAGCTGTTGGAGCGGAACCACACCCTCAGACACAACCACCAGCATCTTCTCGCACAGTAAGGAAGCGTGTGCGTTGTTTGGCCAGCCCCGTTTGTTGTGGTCTAGAGGTTGTTAACAAGTCTACTTTGTTCAATGTTGGGCAGACAACTCCTTTCTGGACTCATCCAGCAATGACATCATCCTCTGACTCAGCCACAACAAGGAatttgtgtcatttcatttgtaTTTACTTCTGTGGGGAGAAGTCTATTCGCTCATGGGTGGATGGAGGAAGGTCAGCACACAGGCCAGACAGCACTGTCTCATCATGGGCagggacctctctctctctctctctctctctctctctctctctctctctctctctctctctctctctctctctctctctctctctctgtctctgtctctctctctctctctctctctctctctctctctccctccctctcaggtgACCCCTCTGTACTGTTTCTCCCCCAGACTGGAGCAGTGTGTCGAGGAGAAGGTCGGCATGGAGACCGACCTGTACTCTCGTTTTGCCCTGGTGCTGCACGAGAAGAAGGCTCGGATCCGCGGCCTGCAGGACTCCCTCAGAGGGctgcagcagcagagcagcctggaccgggagggggagggggaggagatggagcggTTTAGAGAGctttaacacgcacacacacacactcactcacctgcacatatacacacccacttgaacacacacacactgactcacagaGGCTTTATGGCAGTTTttatgaaaaagttattgataTATCGAGCCTTTCAAAactattacattatttaaacacCCGAGTGCCCACTGTGAGAGCAGTGTGCAGGCCtcctggtcagtgtgtgtgtgtgtgtgtgcccgtgcgTGAGTGAGCGTAACCCAGCCACACCCATGGCACTTGTAAATATGGTGGTTAATATATTTCTACTTTTGTTTTTACACCTCCCCTAAGTGCTGTAAGTACAGTCAGCCTCATTGCTGAACAGTGGCTTGTGTTTGGCTGTCACTAAGGCCATCTTGGCTCACataacacctctctctctttttctctctctctctttccttctctttcttcctccctctctctgtctctcaccttccttcttcctctcattttctctcatttttcctctctcttgctccttccctctcgctctctctccttctgtctctcgcCAGGGAAGAGACAGTgactgaccaatcagagtgtgGCGACAACGTTCCAAAGATGGGAGAATCATCCCAGAGCTTCCGTTGGTCCCAAGCCCCAACCGTCCTCAtccacagaggtgtgtgtgtgtgttcatcaatcatccaatttgtgtgtgtgtgtgtgtgagaatgagtTTAAGTGCAATGTTTTTGGAACGAATGTTTAACacaggcacgtgtgtgtgtagcgtgtgtctgagtctgtgtgcatgtttgcatCACAACACCTACACGCTGTTGCAATTCCATTGCTACGCCATTTGCAGGGTTTAATTGATTGAAGTATCCCAAGCTTTTGAAATCGACTGTGGGTCAAGTCTTTTTTGGAATGTATATATTATTATCAGAACACAACTCACAAATGAAGGCTGAAAACAGACTAGAGGCCATTAGGGACAAGTCACCGTCCACGTTCCCATACTGTGTCTAGGGTTGTTCAGACCAGACCAGTGCGTACGTAGGTGTCTTCGACCATAGAAATGCACGACGGTTAGGATATCTTCAACTCTTGCCCAGTTCGCTGGTGTGTGGTACCAGATTGGGTGGACCACAAACAGAGCACGCTATCGCCCCTTCCCGGTAATGCGGGCTGATGAGGTCACGGGTCACGTTATGACTCAGCGTGACGACACCAGCGAACACGGTCTCTCCCACGCACgcgtccctcccctcccttcgcTACACAACACTTCACTGCTGTAGAAATCAGCCCCCAGATCCCAGGCAAGTGCACAGCGGAAAGGGGGAGGCAATGGGGCGTGGGAGgtaaggatggggggggggggggttcaactCAAACTGTCTCCCAGAGGGAACGGAGATCCGGGAAACACTCAAGTTCAGagtcctgccccccccacccccccctcctccctccagccctcaccccccccaccctgtgaAGTCCTGCCCACCTCCCAGGACTCCAGCGTGGCCATGTGTGAGGTGGTCTCCCCCTGCGTCAATGAGAgctggtgatgatgtcacacaggCGGAGTCACCCCTCTTATCCCTCTTAACCTagtggggcggggtgggggggggggggggggtgcagttgTGAAACCGTGCTTTAGCTTCTTCTAGTTGCGGAACTAGACAAACAGTTATAGTCCTTTCACTGTGGAATCATTGAACTGGTGATGTGCTGTGCCCTACTCTGTTTCCTCCGGGTAGAGTTCCTATATAGATCTGTTTCGAAGGTTTTGTTGTGTCTTTTTGAACACACACCGAGGGGAGATTGAACCACTGTGGCCTACCTGGCAAATATCCCTGACTATAATAGTACCCATGAGCTCAGACCACCTACGATACAAATGCACGTGTATAggagtgtgcgcgtgtgtgtgtgtgtgtgtgtgtatgcttgcacATGTGCGGCAGTGTTTACAGTCGTTCACCCATCCAACAAATCCTGAGTCGCTGGGCGTTTTCCTCTTGGCTTGGAGGGCTGAACTGAAAGACACTGCCCAGTCAGATACAGCCCCGGCTGGCTGCTGCAGTgtcaaatataaatgtaaaagaGTGCATATAGTAAGTAAGAAAGGCAACAAAGAAGCAGAAAGGCACAGATCTAGCTGTATTTCTGTGGTTGTTGCCATGAGACATGCATTTGACAGCTACATTCATGCACATTTTGTAAGTGCGGTTTGTTAACAGTGTTGATGCATTGTCACTCCATAGTGTTAATATAAGGCTTTGGTTTTGCTGTCTCCCTACAACCTGTAAAGAGAAGTGTTTTTAAAGGGTtcacaatgtattttttaactgtggtgtgtttgtgtggagtcATTTGACCTCCCTGACCCCGGTTGACCCTTGTCTTTTATAGCAGAGGTAACATTTTATTGGGCCTAATAAGAGAGATAAGATGGACAGACTCAAGCAGGGCAGGTAGATGAAGAGATGGCAATCTGAAGCACAAACCTGCAGCACAGGAAGAGCTGAAGACGTGTGAAaggatggatgggtgggtgggtggatggatggaaggatggatggatgaacggACAGGTGGATGGATAAATTGATTGGtggctgggtggatggatggatggagagagagagagaatggcagTGAGCGAATCCTCCGAATGTTAGGATGATTTGGAGGCAGGTGTCAGAGGGCAGGAACACGACACGTCCTCTGTCTGTAGAATATTCACCGTCAGTTCAGCCCATATGTTCCTGCGCACAGCCCCACCTCTCTAGATGTGCAACTGTTGCCTGAGTCCAAAGGTAAAGAGTAGGACTGTGTATAAGAGTGGGGGTGTTCCatgtatctgtgtctgtgtgtgtgtgtgtgtatggacttGTTGTGGAATGCTCAGTCTGTTATCAGTGGTCATCAGGGTTATCTAAGGTCATCACCCCTCCTAGTAATTGGTCATTGGATGTGCGTTAATGTGTAAACAGTGTTAAAGCCCAAGCAAATATATACTTCAAGTACAAAAGGtacttatatacagtatattcaagTTTCCAGTAAGAATGTGAACATATGATTTCTCTTATACTTGTACCATATGCCAATGTTGTTAACAATCCCATGTGAaagtttgtattatttttaactaagtgcgtgtgcatgtgtgtgcgtgtgcatgtacgtgtgtggatgtgtgtgtgtgtgtgtggcctagaCGTCAGCCCGGAGAACTCCATGGAGGACAGTGTGTTTGACAACTCAGGTGTTCTGCCCTGCAGCAAGCCTCGTCTCCTCCATCTTCAAAGCCTGGAGTCTGGACAGGAAATGAACCCTGAGGTGAGGGAAACATCTCCTCAGACATTCGAGAAGATTCCTAGCCTGGGAACCAGACAAATCTGCCGATTCACGTTTTAGTTGCACTGGCAGATTGGTCTGGCCACCCTCCCATTCAAATGGATTTCCATCCAACTGGTATCTGGTCGGGCCAATCACATTGGTTTATTTGATATGGGGCGGGTTTAGTACGAGGACGACCGTTGAGGTATTGTAGTTATCAACCAAGATGATGTttcgttgctctgattggttgtatccATCCAATTCTATCCAGTCGCATTTTGGTCTGTGCCCGTTGAATAACGCCACTTGGATATGCATTTGCAAATTGGTCTGGATATGCCTGGTAAGATGATATCAAGTGTctattttaaataataataatttatttattttttacttttattgTAATTCTTATCGCATACTTTTCTACAGCCTCCAGGTGATTCGTCACTGAATTGCTCTTTGCAAAGTTTCTCCCGTTTTTTCTTTAGGGTTCTCAAGTTTTCtttagggtttaggttggttatagCTGCTAAGCTGTGGAGGTCTGTGAaggcctctgtgacattgcttgtaaaataaGATTTGTTTCAGTCAGTGTATTTTGACATCGAAACTGttgtagtgtatgtgtgtttacacagCGGCCTCTGATATTAgcaaaaaagagaaacagatggTATAGGAAGACTGAGTTTCTAGTATGTTCTAGGTCAGAGAGTGTTGGTCTGACCCATATTCTTCTCGTTGGTTTTCCGATATAATCCATTCTAAATGAACCAAAGCCATAGATAAACATCTATCAAATGCAAAAATCATTATGTTTGTTTAGACACCCAAGTGGCTCCCAGAGAAATTCTCACAGGGCACATATAGGCCTTTATCTTGGACCTTGCCTGTCAGTGCTGTTCTCTGGAGGTTCTCATACGACATCCTGGCATCTGATTCCAATCATCTCCTGGAGTTATTAGACGTCCATTACACTACTCACTACACACATGTATCTTTCATACTGGGGCATTGAGTCTGAGGTAAATATCTGCAAACTAGGAATCTACAGCCGCACTGTATTCAGAGGGCATCCTGGATTTGAAGTTTACTGTCACTCATCGCAGCATAACCTAATGTGTGTACTGTTTACTGTCGCTCATCGCAGCATAACCTAATGTGTGTACCGTTTACTGGGCAGACCTTGTCTCTCATTCACAGCAATATGTAGTGACTCATCAGTTAGAATTATTGCAAATGTCCGTTTCTCGTTTCCTATCTCATACAGAgaacaaataaatatatttacccCTTTTGTCCCCCGCCCCTCAAATAATGTTATTATTTGACGAGATGTGACAAAGAGATCCCCTAGTTCAACAGCTTTACGGCAGGAGAACATTGTCTGGCTCCAGTTCTGTGATGATCAGAACTCTCGTCTCTCTGTGTCCCACCTTCATGGACGTATCCCAGTGAGTTGTCTAATTAACCACCTCACCAAACACTGCGTGAAACAGCTCGTTCGGCGACAGGAGGTGTTGACAACAGCATCTTGTTCGCGTCATTAAAACATGCGGTTCTCTCATTTGGCACCCTAGCTCTTCCAGAAGGCCTGAGTTCGACTCTTAGCTTTGCTTTACTCTAAATAAATAGCACCGTTGCCCAGAGTGGGATATACAGTGTAATTGAGCTCTGGCTTGTGCGATGGCCTGATTGGAAAATATTAACTATTAGCTAGCTTTACTCTAATGTATttctattgctctctctctttctctttctctctctctttgtctctttctttctctctctctctctctctctctccctctctctctctcactcactctgcttctccctctacatatttctctctcgctttctctgtgCCAGGAATCAGCACCGCCCTTGCCCGAACACAATAACAAACACAACCAAGCCATCTGGAGACAGACTGTATGTCTTGTCTGGACACTTTGATTCAGACTCTCTAAATCATACTCAGTATTGTGCATGTCGATTTTTCTCGTCAGTCGCAAAGGACATAAGTTGCGCTCCAGTTTCTTTCCGTGATCTTCATTCAGTGTTCTGGCAACGCGTTGGTGATGACAGCAACGGGGTGGCGGTGGTTAATGACGCCGAGGCCACAgtcggggcaggggggggcctGGGATATGGAAGCAATTTCTCAACAAGAGTTTGACTGCGCCCTGAGCTGGAACAGGCTGCCAAGATTCCCAAGGCTCAGAGTGGAGATTCACTGAATGGATTTATACATGACAtgatctgcctgcctgcctgcctgcctgcctgcctgcctgcctgcctgcctgcctgcctgcctggctgcccCAGAGGTGTTAGCTTAGCGAGGGCAGGGTTGGAGTGAGGCTTCCGTGTGTGCGACCTTTGACCCCTTGGCCCTCCTACAGTGCGCTAAGGACCCAATGATACCTACACATCTGCTCCTGACAACAGGAGGTTGCTGGGCTAATCCGACCACGCGCTGGGTAACCCGGGACCTAATCCCTGCAGGAATGTCCCTCTGTGCCTCTTCTTCCTTAGACACAAGACACATTTCCAGAAGTACAGAATAGTCTGAAATCAAGTTTTAGGGGGAGTCAGAATGTAATATGTAATACTTTGGGGGATTTTATTTTGGGGCACAGAGAAACTGGAAGAAAAACGAAGGAAGAAAACGCATCTGTATGTCTTATTTTGTTGTTATCTTGTTGTTATGCTTGTTCATCTTTAAGCAGATCTGAACCTTTAAAAGCATCGGATTTGACCTTGTGGGGACACAAAACACCAACTGGAGGTTGGTGGGTCAACGCTAGCTCGTCACCCTCGGTTGAAAAGGGTTAACCCTGTTGTGAGGGAGCGTTGACGGCTATGCTAGCTTTCAATTAAGCGTCCACTGACCTGCTTATCATTGTTATCCACTTAACCGTGCACCTGTGCCCTGCTCCCTATCCAGGGGGGAGGACCGgcctcttcctgtcctgctcTGTTCCACCGCTACGTCGAGAACGAGAGAGGAAAacgaaaggagggggagaggagggagactaaGAGGTCTTTGTGTGCATAGGGAGCTACCCCGTTTTCTCACAACCTGCAGAGCTTACCCGAGACGGCTCTCACATTCAATAAGCCATCGTTTGAAATAAAGATGTGAAATAATGTGAACGACCTTGCTGGTGGGGATTTCCCATTTagcgagacagacagaaaagggGCTCAGCATGTCTGCATCGCAGACCCCGATTAAAATGGTCAAACAGTTTGACGTTCGACGAGtcaatcgtttttttttccccaaGATCCCCTCGTGGCTACACCAGCCCGACTTTGAAGTGTCAATTGACAGTCGAAACCCATAAAAAATGGAGGACGCACAAGTGCTTGTTTTCGCTTCTCGGCACGTCCTCTCTCAGCAGCTTAATTGGGTTTGTAGCCACAGTCGTGTCATAGTGCATTAGCCGTCTGGCCTTCGGGCCTCTGTGGGCCGTGTGGCTGTGCGTCAGGGGCGCTGCAGGTGTGCGAGTAAAGCAGCACGCTGGCAGTTGGATCAGAAGGAATACATTTCAGAGCGATTCAAGCGCTCCAGGAACcccttcctgctctcctgctttAAACTGACTGTGCCAGCGttggcagatgtgtgtgtgtgtgtgtgtgtgtgtgtgacagagagagctgcTATATCCACTTTATCAATCCCAAAACAAGTTGGATCCACATTAGGCATTCAACTTTAGTGTGTGGTAGACCTTCGTAGGCTTCGATCTTTTCCCATACTGTGTGAATCCTCACACGATTACTGAATGTTCAACCCAGGGCATGGCGTTAGAATATGCTTGTTTTGGAATAACAGGATTATATAGTGCTCACTTGGCCTTTGTCAGTGTCATGACATAGGTCTTCGAGCAAACTGCTACCAGATGCAAGAGAAAGACGTGAGATGGATATAGAATGTCTGCACAGACATAACTGTTTACCTTTTACTTCGATTATGTTATAGATGATGTCATAGACGAGGGAAATATAGTGGCCTGTTACTCTGAAGTTGACAAATTCAACTTGGAAAACATTTTAAAGTCGAATGGATTTGGGTCAACACATGCTGAAGGCAGGGCGGGTTAAACTCTCAGGGCCTCTGGTGTGCCTGTTAGGATGTATATTTTACTGGAGGACTCGGTCTTCCTAAGAGCTTTTACTGTCCTCAGTGGGGAGGACCTGACCTTGTGAAAAACCTGAGGTGTTTACTTTTTCCGTGATCAGAACCTTCTGGACCGCTATCTGTAGCCTACGTCTCCTTTTTAACAGGTTTTTAATGTTTAATGTGCGCCCCTATGTTCTTTGCTGGACCCCTAATTGCCTCACAGAGGACATTGAagtcctctttcctcctctttgaATTCATCATTCGGTCAACGAAACAAATGAGCCAACCAGTGGTTCCTGGTCTGATCACATGACCCATATATAACACTGCGTGGCTTCTTTGAAACTGGCATTTGATTCGTTACAAGTAACGAGTGGTTtgtctgtataaaaaaaagaataatcgAGTGCTTTCggatttgtctaattatgtgaaAGTAGCGCGAGTGTCGTTATCGACTCATGagctgtttgtttttaatgataTAATAGCCTTGCTGATATAATTTTAATAGCCTTGCTGCCTAATGGCCTGGAGCACTGGCATAATAAGACCAGGGTTGAGATCAGCTCTGGATTATACCGTTGAATTTGCAGATTGTTTGAAGTGTAAACTCCCCTCTCAGTGCTTGACACCTCAGACTTTAGGTGGGTGGCCCTGCTCCTTTGACCGAATCATTTTTCACTTAAACTGTTGCTCATCGAAATGACATGATTGGTTGAATACAAGAATTTTCTTGTGAGCGGTTTGGCAGTCTTATGAGTCATCTTCGTCTTTGTCAGAAAGCACCCAGGCAGAAAGCCTTTCCTGGCTGGACAGTCGACTGTACTGTACTTCCTAAAACATCTGAACCAAGAACCAAGAGCTCACGTCTCCCTCATTGATGTAGCAATTGGGAACCGGGGGAATTTTGCGAGGAGACACATTTATCATGCCAtggtcaggggtgggggccggGGAATACACATAGCCCACACTCCAGCTATCTATTTACCTTTCATTCACACGTCTGTGAGTCAGTAGACTGGTTCTGGTTATCCAAAGCCcatttgtctttgtttctgtcATATGTGAATGGGGTTAGTTACTAAAGGGTATCGGTTCTCAAAATAATTGATTGTTTCGGGCAGAACAGACAACAAACTTCATCTTGACTGGTATTAAACTCAGCCTGGTCGTTTTCAGTAAAGGTGTTCTAGTCTTTACTTTCCACACGCATAGTCATGTTGGATCAAAATGACTGTATATTTGATGTGGTCCATTCTGTAAATCCCATATAGTCACGTGAACGAATCAGAAATTCAGATTAGTGTCCCCTGCGTGGTGAGAAGTGAGCCTCCTTTGAAGGAATCTCTCGGCCCTGTTCTCCCCAGGCCCGTCTGCCTCGACCCCCAGGCAGAGGACAATGTCCACCTGCATGTGTCTGTACAGGAGCCCCACTAACCTGAAGCAGCTGTCTGGGTTTGGCCCTtctgccctcccccaccctcctcctcccccagcccctgatGGGAACCGACCGACCCCCGTCACcgccactctctccctctgtctcgaTGCATCCACCTGACTCCATTTCAATACTcttgatctctttctctctccgttggGTTaaccccccctctgtccccccaaGTGGACTCATGGTCGTGGAGGATCCAGCTCTGAACAAAAAGGTATGGAGGTTAAAGGCCAGTGTGAGTAGCCCCCGTTAGGATGGTGACCTAGCCCATCCCAGGATGACCCCTTGCCATTGACTGACCCGTCAGCTGTCTCGACATGATTGACAGCTCTGTGATTGACACCTGGCGTCTGGCCCGCTCTCATGATTGACATCTGTTAAGGGCACTCAAGTCCGTTACCCTAGTCTTCCCTCGTCGCCTGACAAGATTGTTTCTGTTGACGTTCCTTTCTCCTTTTCATTATTTTTAAGGTGTTCGGAAGTGATAAAATAGAGGGCGG encodes:
- the LOC124486538 gene encoding DNA repair protein XRCC4-like isoform X2, giving the protein MSTTVCQIDVSSDPDKPYFLRVDWAADLGAGFTVVLSDCISAWMGEVSEEELTREERRVGVERDAYVEDLHQALTGKGGRRGGGQGGREASGKEVYSFHLSADRCHLSYEKNLRGVQMSMGSVELLPALDHMAMTKDLIDHSVERCSQLQLENKQLLERNHTLRHNHQHLLAQLEQCVEEKVGMETDLYSRFALVLHEKKARIRGLQDSLRGLQQQSSLDREGEGEEMEREETVTDQSECGDNVPKMGESSQSFRWSQAPTVLIHRDVSPENSMEDSVFDNSGVLPCSKPRLLHLQSLESGQEMNPEVRDLPT
- the LOC124486538 gene encoding DNA repair protein XRCC4-like isoform X1, with translation MSTTVCQIDVSSDPDKPYFLRVDWAADLGAGFTVVLSDCISAWMGEVSEEELTREERRVGVERDAYVEDLHQALTGKGGRRGGGQGGREASGKEVYSFHLSADRCHLSYEKNLRGVQMSMGSVELLPALDHMAMTKDLIDHSVERCSQLQLENKQLLERNHTLRHNHQHLLAQLEQCVEEKVGMETDLYSRFALVLHEKKARIRGLQDSLRGLQQQSSLDREGEGEEMEREETVTDQSECGDNVPKMGESSQSFRWSQAPTVLIHRDVSPENSMEDSVFDNSGVLPCSKPRLLHLQSLESGQEMNPESHFGLCPLNNATWICICKLVWICLVR